The window GCCGGAGCGGTGGCTGATGACGCAGCTCATCCCGGCGCCGTAGGCGGTGCGGATGGTCTCGAGGGTTTCGGAGACCGAGCCGATCTGGTTGAGCTTGATCAGGATCGAGTTGGTGGAGTTCTCCTCGATGCCGCGGCGCAGGCGCTGGACGTTGGTGACGTAGAGGTCGTCGCCGACGGTCTGGACGCGGTCGGCGAAGATCCGCTGCAGGGCGGCGAAGCCCTGCCAGTCGTCCTCGGCCAGGCCGTCTTCGATGGAGATCAGGGGATAGTCGGCGGCCCACTTTTGATAGAGCTCGATCAGGCCGAGTGAATCGAGGGTTTCACTCTCGGCGTCGAGGTGATAGCGGCCCTCGCGGTAGAATTCGCTGGCGGCGGCGTCGACGGCCAGCCAGACGTGCTCGCCGGGTTGGTAGCCGGCGCGCCGGATCGATTCGAGGATGGTCTCGAAGGCCGCTGTATTGGAGGCCAGGTTCGGCGCGTAGCCGCCCTCGTTGCCGACGTTGGTGGACAGGCCGCGTTCCCGGAGGACCTTGCCCAGGCTGTGGAAGACCTCGGCGCCGCAGCGCAGGGCCTCGTGGAAGGTGTTGAAGCCCGTCGGGCAGATCATGAACTCCTGGATGTCGACGTTGTTGTCGGCGTGGGCTCCGCCGTTGAGGATGTTGAGCAGAGGCACGGGTAGCAGGTGGGCTCCGCAGCCGCCCAGGTAGCGGTAGAGGGGTTCTTCGTGGTAGGCGGCCGCCGCGTGGGCGCAGGCCAGGCTGACGCCCAGTACGGCGTTGGCGCCCAGCTTGCCCTTGTTCGGTGTGCCGTCGAGTTCGAGCAGACGCTGGTCGAGGGCCTGCTGCTCGTCGACGGCCAGGCCGGTCAGGGCGGCGGCGATGGGTCCGTTGACGTGCTCGACGGCGGTCAGCACACCCTTGCCCCGGTAGCGCTTCTCGTCGCCGTCGCGCAGCTCGACGGCCTCGTGCTCGCCCGTCGAGGCGCCCGAAGGTACGACGGCCCGGCCGAAGCTGCCGTCGGCGGTGACCACGTCGACCTCGACGGTGGGATTGCCGCGGGAGTCGAGGACCTCGCGGCCGTGGATCTCCAGGATCTCGTTCATCGGTAACTCCTGTAAAATAACGGCTTGGCGCCGTGGTTGGTGTCGGATCGTCAGCCTCGGCTAGATGATAAACCGTCGTCCGCGGCAATGCAAGGGTGGAGGGGAGATCAACGGTCCTGGTCGAGCGTGACGGACGCCCTTGCCGCGGGGCGCCGGAGGTGCTATTGTAACGGCGTCAAGCAATGCAACAGGCTGATTCAAGCGGATGATTGAAGCTAAGGAGGAGTGATGAAACGTCTGTTTTGTCTTGTATTTCTCATTGCCTTAGTAGCGACGGCGGTGGCCGGCGACTGGCACATAGAGACGGTGGATTCCGGTGGCGAGACAGGCAGATACACCTCCCTGGCCCTGGATTCCAGCGACCGCCCGCACATCGCGTATTTCGACAGTACCAACCTCGCCCTCAAGTACGCCGTCGGCTGCGACTCGAAATGGGAGATCCAGACTTTGGAATCGGGCAGCAGCGGCAGATACGCCTCCCTGGCATTGGATGTGTCCGACAACCCTCGTATCTCTTACTATACCGGCTACCCTGGTTTTAACCTCAGGTACGCCGTTTGGAACGGCTCCAGTTGGGACTTCGAAACGGTGGACGATGCCGATCGGGTGGGCTCGCACACCTCACTGGCGCTGGACAGCTCCGGCAATCCGTACATCTCCTATTACGACAGCGCCAACAATGCTCTCAAGCTCGCCACCACCGCTGCGGGTTGGACCGT of the Candidatus Coatesbacteria bacterium genome contains:
- a CDS encoding phosphopyruvate hydratase, which encodes MNEILEIHGREVLDSRGNPTVEVDVVTADGSFGRAVVPSGASTGEHEAVELRDGDEKRYRGKGVLTAVEHVNGPIAAALTGLAVDEQQALDQRLLELDGTPNKGKLGANAVLGVSLACAHAAAAYHEEPLYRYLGGCGAHLLPVPLLNILNGGAHADNNVDIQEFMICPTGFNTFHEALRCGAEVFHSLGKVLRERGLSTNVGNEGGYAPNLASNTAAFETILESIRRAGYQPGEHVWLAVDAAASEFYREGRYHLDAESETLDSLGLIELYQKWAADYPLISIEDGLAEDDWQGFAALQRIFADRVQTVGDDLYVTNVQRLRRGIEENSTNSILIKLNQIGSVSETLETIRTAYGAGMSCVISHRSGETEDVSIAHLAVAVGAGMIKTGAPSRSERLAKYNELLRIEEQLGSAARYAGRSAFRAEVD